The following coding sequences lie in one Arabidopsis thaliana chromosome 3, partial sequence genomic window:
- the GLDH gene encoding L-galactono-1,4-lactone dehydrogenase (''L-galactono-1,4-lactone dehydrogenase'' (GLDH); CONTAINS InterPro DOMAIN/s: D-arabinono-1,4-lactone oxidase (InterPro:IPR007173), FAD-binding, type 2 (InterPro:IPR016166), Galactonolactone dehydrogenase (InterPro:IPR010029), Actin-binding FH2 (InterPro:IPR015425), FAD linked oxidase, N-terminal (InterPro:IPR006094); BEST Arabidopsis thaliana protein match is: D-arabinono-1,4-lactone oxidase family protein (TAIR:AT5G56490.1); Has 30201 Blast hits to 17322 proteins in 780 species: Archae - 12; Bacteria - 1396; Metazoa - 17338; Fungi - 3422; Plants - 5037; Viruses - 0; Other Eukaryotes - 2996 (source: NCBI BLink).): MLRSLLLRRSVGHSLGTLSPSSSTIRSSFSPHRTLCTTGQTLTPPPPPPPRPPPPPPATASEAQFRKYAGYAALAIFSGVATYFSFPFPENAKHKKAQIFRYAPLPEDLHTVSNWSGTHEVQTRNFNQPENLADLEALVKESHEKKLRIRPVGSGLSPNGIGLSRSGMVNLALMDKVLEVDKEKKRVTVQAGIRVQQLVDAIKDYGLTLQNFASIREQQIGGIIQVGAHGTGARLPPIDEQVISMKLVTPAKGTIELSREKDPELFHLARCGLGGLGVVAEVTLQCVARHELVEHTYVSNLQEIKKNHKKLLSANKHVKYLYIPYTDTVVVVTCNPVSKWSGPPKDKPKYTTDEAVQHVRDLYRESIVKYRVQDSGKKSPDSSEPDIQELSFTELRDKLLALDPLNDVHVAKVNQAEAEFWKKSEGYRVGWSDEILGFDCGGQQWVSESCFPAGTLANPSMKDLEYIEELKKLIEKEAIPAPAPIEQRWTARSKSPISPAFSTSEDDIFSWVGIIMYLPTADPRQRKDITDEFFHYRHLTQKQLWDQFSAYEHWAKIEVIVDFLI, translated from the exons atgctcCGGTCACTTCTTCTCCGACGCTCCGTCGGCCATTCTCTCGGAACCCTATCTCCGTCTTCATCCACCATCCGTTCCTCATTTTCGCCTCATCGTACTCTCTGCACCACCGGTCAAACATTGACACCACCACCGCCGCCACCGCCACGTCCTCCACCTCCGCCTCCGGCCACCGCCTCAGAAGCTCAATTCCGTAAATACGCCGGATACGCAGCACTCGCTATCTTCTCTGGAGTTGCTACCTATTTCTCATTTCCATTCCCTGAGAATGCTAAACACAAGAAGGCTCAAATCTTCCGTTACGCTCCTTTACCTGAAGATCTTCACACTGTCTCTAATTGGAGTGGTACTCATGAGGTACAGACTAGGAACTTTAATCAACCGGAGAATCTTGCTGATCTCGAAGCTCTTGTTAAGGAATCTCATGAGAAGAAGTTAAGGATTCGTCCCGTTGGATCGGGTCTCTCGCCTAATGGGATTGGTTTGTCTCGCTCTGGGATGGTGAATCTGGCGCTTATGGATAAAGTTCTAGAGGTggataaagagaagaagagagttacGGTGCAGGCTGGGATTAGGGTCCAGCAATTGGTTGACGCCATTAAAGACTATGGTCTTACTCTTCAGAACTTTGCCTCCATTAGAGAGCAGCAGATTGGTGGTATTATTCAG GTTGGGGCACATGGGACAGGTGCTAGATTGCCTCCTATTGATGAGCAGGTGATCAGTATGAAGCTGGTTACTCCTGCGAAGGGAACAATTGAACTTTCAAGAGAGAAAGATCCGGAGCTCTTTCATCTAGCTCGATGTGGCCTTGGTGGACTTGGAGTTGTTGCTGAGGTCACCCTCCAATGCGTTGCAAGACATGAACTTGTGGAACACACATACGTCTCAAACTTgcaagaaatcaagaaaaatcaCAA AAAATTGCTCTCTGCAAACAAGCATGTTAAGTACCTATATATTCCTTATACCGACACAGTCGTGGTTGTAACATGCAATCCTGTATCAAAATGGAGTGGGCCACCTAAGGACAAACCAAAGTACACTACAGATGAGGCTGTACAGCATGTCCGTGATCTCTACAGAGAGAGCATTGTGAAGTATAG GGTCCAGGACTCTGGTAAGAAGTCTCCTGACAGCAGTGAGCCAGACATACAGGAGCTTTCATTTACAGAGTTGAGAGACAAACTACTTGCCCTTGATCCTCTCAATGACGTTCACGTTGCAAAAGTAAATCAAGCTGAGGCAGAGTTTTGGAAAAAATCAGAAGGATATAGAGTAGGGTGGAGTGATGAAATTCTGGGCTTTGACTGTGGTGGTCAGCAGTGGGTGTCAGAATCTTGTTTTCCTGCTGGAACCCTCGCCAACCCTAGCATGAAAGACCTTGAATACATAGAAGAGCTGAAAAAACTAATAGAAAAGGAAGCAATACCAGCACCTGCTCCAATAGAGCAGCGATGGACAGCTCGAAGTAAGAGCCCCATTAGTCCTGCATTCAGCACTTCAGAGGATGATATTTTCTCATGG GTTGGTATAATCATGTACCTCCCGACAGCAGACCCTCGCCAGAGAAAGGACATCACAGATGAATTTTTCCACTATAGACATTTGACACAGAAACAATTGTGGGATCAATTTTCTGCGTATGAACATTGGGCTAAAATTGAGGTAATCGTAGATTTTCTAATCTAA
- the GLDH gene encoding L-galactono-1,4-lactone dehydrogenase (''L-galactono-1,4-lactone dehydrogenase'' (GLDH); FUNCTIONS IN: galactonolactone dehydrogenase activity, L-gulono-1,4-lactone dehydrogenase activity; INVOLVED IN: L-ascorbic acid biosynthetic process; LOCATED IN: mitochondrion, plastid; EXPRESSED IN: 23 plant structures; EXPRESSED DURING: 13 growth stages; CONTAINS InterPro DOMAIN/s: D-arabinono-1,4-lactone oxidase (InterPro:IPR007173), FAD-binding, type 2 (InterPro:IPR016166), Galactonolactone dehydrogenase (InterPro:IPR010029), Actin-binding FH2 (InterPro:IPR015425), FAD linked oxidase, N-terminal (InterPro:IPR006094); BEST Arabidopsis thaliana protein match is: D-arabinono-1,4-lactone oxidase family protein (TAIR:AT5G56490.1); Has 6177 Blast hits to 6159 proteins in 1453 species: Archae - 118; Bacteria - 3787; Metazoa - 393; Fungi - 445; Plants - 381; Viruses - 3; Other Eukaryotes - 1050 (source: NCBI BLink).), which translates to MLRSLLLRRSVGHSLGTLSPSSSTIRSSFSPHRTLCTTGQTLTPPPPPPPRPPPPPPATASEAQFRKYAGYAALAIFSGVATYFSFPFPENAKHKKAQIFRYAPLPEDLHTVSNWSGTHEVQTRNFNQPENLADLEALVKESHEKKLRIRPVGSGLSPNGIGLSRSGMVNLALMDKVLEVDKEKKRVTVQAGIRVQQLVDAIKDYGLTLQNFASIREQQIGGIIQVGAHGTGARLPPIDEQVISMKLVTPAKGTIELSREKDPELFHLARCGLGGLGVVAEVTLQCVARHELVEHTYVSNLQEIKKNHKKLLSANKHVKYLYIPYTDTVVVVTCNPVSKWSGPPKDKPKYTTDEAVQHVRDLYRESIVKYRVQDSGKKSPDSSEPDIQELSFTELRDKLLALDPLNDVHVAKVNQAEAEFWKKSEGYRVGWSDEILGFDCGGQQWVSESCFPAGTLANPSMKDLEYIEELKKLIEKEAIPAPAPIEQRWTARSKSPISPAFSTSEDDIFSWVGIIMYLPTADPRQRKDITDEFFHYRHLTQKQLWDQFSAYEHWAKIEIPKDKEELEALQARIRKRFPVDAYNKARRELDPNRILSNNMVEKLFPVSTTA; encoded by the exons atgctcCGGTCACTTCTTCTCCGACGCTCCGTCGGCCATTCTCTCGGAACCCTATCTCCGTCTTCATCCACCATCCGTTCCTCATTTTCGCCTCATCGTACTCTCTGCACCACCGGTCAAACATTGACACCACCACCGCCGCCACCGCCACGTCCTCCACCTCCGCCTCCGGCCACCGCCTCAGAAGCTCAATTCCGTAAATACGCCGGATACGCAGCACTCGCTATCTTCTCTGGAGTTGCTACCTATTTCTCATTTCCATTCCCTGAGAATGCTAAACACAAGAAGGCTCAAATCTTCCGTTACGCTCCTTTACCTGAAGATCTTCACACTGTCTCTAATTGGAGTGGTACTCATGAGGTACAGACTAGGAACTTTAATCAACCGGAGAATCTTGCTGATCTCGAAGCTCTTGTTAAGGAATCTCATGAGAAGAAGTTAAGGATTCGTCCCGTTGGATCGGGTCTCTCGCCTAATGGGATTGGTTTGTCTCGCTCTGGGATGGTGAATCTGGCGCTTATGGATAAAGTTCTAGAGGTggataaagagaagaagagagttacGGTGCAGGCTGGGATTAGGGTCCAGCAATTGGTTGACGCCATTAAAGACTATGGTCTTACTCTTCAGAACTTTGCCTCCATTAGAGAGCAGCAGATTGGTGGTATTATTCAG GTTGGGGCACATGGGACAGGTGCTAGATTGCCTCCTATTGATGAGCAGGTGATCAGTATGAAGCTGGTTACTCCTGCGAAGGGAACAATTGAACTTTCAAGAGAGAAAGATCCGGAGCTCTTTCATCTAGCTCGATGTGGCCTTGGTGGACTTGGAGTTGTTGCTGAGGTCACCCTCCAATGCGTTGCAAGACATGAACTTGTGGAACACACATACGTCTCAAACTTgcaagaaatcaagaaaaatcaCAA AAAATTGCTCTCTGCAAACAAGCATGTTAAGTACCTATATATTCCTTATACCGACACAGTCGTGGTTGTAACATGCAATCCTGTATCAAAATGGAGTGGGCCACCTAAGGACAAACCAAAGTACACTACAGATGAGGCTGTACAGCATGTCCGTGATCTCTACAGAGAGAGCATTGTGAAGTATAG GGTCCAGGACTCTGGTAAGAAGTCTCCTGACAGCAGTGAGCCAGACATACAGGAGCTTTCATTTACAGAGTTGAGAGACAAACTACTTGCCCTTGATCCTCTCAATGACGTTCACGTTGCAAAAGTAAATCAAGCTGAGGCAGAGTTTTGGAAAAAATCAGAAGGATATAGAGTAGGGTGGAGTGATGAAATTCTGGGCTTTGACTGTGGTGGTCAGCAGTGGGTGTCAGAATCTTGTTTTCCTGCTGGAACCCTCGCCAACCCTAGCATGAAAGACCTTGAATACATAGAAGAGCTGAAAAAACTAATAGAAAAGGAAGCAATACCAGCACCTGCTCCAATAGAGCAGCGATGGACAGCTCGAAGTAAGAGCCCCATTAGTCCTGCATTCAGCACTTCAGAGGATGATATTTTCTCATGG GTTGGTATAATCATGTACCTCCCGACAGCAGACCCTCGCCAGAGAAAGGACATCACAGATGAATTTTTCCACTATAGACATTTGACACAGAAACAATTGTGGGATCAATTTTCTGCGTATGAACATTGGGCTAAAATTGAG ataccaaaagacaaagaagaactTGAAGCCTTACAGGCAAGAATAAGAAAACGTTTCCCAGTGGATGCATACAACAAAGCACGTAGGGAGCTGGACCCAAATAGAATCCTCTCCAACAACATGGTGGAAAAGCTCTTCCCAGTCTCCACCACTgcttaa
- a CDS encoding DNAJ heat shock family protein (DNAJ heat shock family protein; FUNCTIONS IN: unfolded protein binding, heat shock protein binding; INVOLVED IN: protein folding; LOCATED IN: cellular_component unknown; EXPRESSED IN: 24 plant structures; EXPRESSED DURING: 15 growth stages; CONTAINS InterPro DOMAIN/s: Molecular chaperone, heat shock protein, Hsp40, DnaJ (InterPro:IPR015609), HSP40/DnaJ peptide-binding (InterPro:IPR008971), Chaperone DnaJ, C-terminal (InterPro:IPR002939), Heat shock protein DnaJ, N-terminal (InterPro:IPR001623), Heat shock protein DnaJ (InterPro:IPR003095), Heat shock protein DnaJ, conserved site (InterPro:IPR018253); BEST Arabidopsis thaliana protein match is: DNAJ heat shock family protein (TAIR:AT1G10350.1); Has 27840 Blast hits to 26488 proteins in 3397 species: Archae - 203; Bacteria - 10747; Metazoa - 4580; Fungi - 2597; Plants - 2794; Viruses - 15; Other Eukaryotes - 6904 (source: NCBI BLink).), translating into MGVDYYNILKVNHNATEDDLKKAYKRLAMIWHPDKNPSTRRDEAEAKFKRISEAYDVLSDPQKRQIYDLYGEEGLKSGKIPNSSSSEASSSSSSSSSRYPHFHQHRPQHPPNASSFRFNPRDAEDIYAEFFGSENGGGSNNAGGRGNRAFRNGHFNTGGANGYSGEMRKVPAMENPLPVSLEDLYKGVVKKMRITRNVYDASGRMMVEAEILPIEIKPGWKKGTKLTFPKKGNEEPGIIPADIVFVVEEKPHPVYKRDGNDLLVSQEITLLEALTGKTVNLITLDGRTLMIPLTEIIKPDHEIVVPNEGMPISKEPGKKGNLKLKLSVKYPSRLTSDQKFELKRVLGGVS; encoded by the exons ATGGGTGTAGATTACTACAATATACTAAAGGTGAATCACAACGCGACGGAGGATGATCTCAAGAAAGCTTACAAGCGTCTCGCCATGATTTGGCATCCCGATAAGAATCCATCGACGCGTCGAGACGAAGCTGAAGCCAAATTCAAACGGATCTCCGAAGCTTACGATGTTCTCTCTGATCCTCAGAAACGTCAGATCTACGATCTTTACGGCGAGGAAGGTCTTAAATCTGGCAAAATCCctaattcttcttcatcggaggcttcttcttcttcttcttcttcctcctcgaGATATCCTCACTTTCATCAGCACAGGCCGCAGCATCCGCCTAACGCTTCGTCGTTTCGTTTTAACCCTAGAGACGCGGAGGACATCTATGCTGAGTTCTTTGGATCTGAAAATGGTGGAGGAAGCAATAATGCTGGTGGGAGAGGAAACAGAGCGTTTAGGAATGGTCATTTCAACACCGGTGGTGCCAATGGTTATAGCGGTGAGATGAGGAAAGTTCCAGCTATGGAGAATCCATTGCCTGTGAGTTTGGAGGATCTGTATAAAGgtgtggtgaagaagatgCGGATAACTAGAAATGTCTATGATGCTTCTGG GAGAATGATGGTAGAGGCGGAGATATTGCCTATAGAAATAAAACCTGGTTGGAAGAAAGGAACAAAGCTGACATTTCCTAAGAAAGGCAATGAAGAGCCTGGAATCATACCAGCAGATATTGTATTCGTGGTTGAAGAGAAGCCACATCCTGTTTACAAGAGAGATGGGAACGATCTTTTGGTCAGTCAGGAGATAACTCTACTTGAAGCTTTAACTGGTAAGACTGTCAATCTGATCACGCTTGATGGAAGGACTCTCATGATCCCATTGACGGAGATCATTAAACCTGATCATGAGATTGTTGTTCCAAACGAAGGAATGCCTATCTCTAAAGAACCTGGAAAAAAGGGTAACTTGAAACTGAAGCTTAGTGTGAAATACCCGTCGAGGCTCACATCGGATCAGAAATTCGAGCTAAAGAGAGTTCTTGGTGGGGTCTCATGA
- a CDS encoding Ta11-like non-LTR retrotransposon (unknown protein; FUNCTIONS IN: molecular_function unknown; INVOLVED IN: biological_process unknown; LOCATED IN: endomembrane system; BEST Arabidopsis thaliana protein match is: unknown protein (TAIR:AT2G41590.1); Has 154 Blast hits to 152 proteins in 10 species: Archae - 0; Bacteria - 0; Metazoa - 0; Fungi - 0; Plants - 154; Viruses - 0; Other Eukaryotes - 0 (source: NCBI BLink).), whose amino-acid sequence MLDATYVQFLFQNEVDLLSVQRRELWLFNNWFVANHRWEPAPVLNFVTTIDLWVQMRGIPLLYVCEETALEIAHEIGEIITLDFHDATMTQIAYIRVRVRIGITDRLRFFQRITFDSGETALIRFQYERLRRICSSCFRVTHHRNYCPYRPRLPNYGRERAVFHDERLRSSMNSQSQMTESSFPAPVLPPPRIVTPPLNHGEFLAAHPNFPAPREGLNHQGRGTYYQGLCQGQQVSTDSNITPSVGTALSTGSRRVFEVGQSSRGVETRETRKRQEEKGTHDEQDKAHMKGGILNPPKKR is encoded by the coding sequence ATGCTGGATGCTACTTATGTTCAGTTCTTGTTTCAGAATGAAGTTGATTTACTTTCAGTGCAAAGAAGGGAACTGTGGCTTTTCAATAATTGGTTTGTTGCAAATCATAGATGGGAGCCTGCTCCTGTCTTAAATTTTGTGACTACCATAGATCTTTGGGTGCAGATGCGAGGCATTCCTCTTCTCTATGTTTGTGAGGAGACAGCTTTGGAGATTGCTCATGAGATTGGTGAGATCATCACGCTGGACTTCCATGATGCAACGATGACTCAAATTGCTTATATTAGAGTCAGAGTTAGAATTGGAATCACTGATAGGCTTCGTTTCTTCCAAAGAATCACTTTTGATTCTGGGGAAACTGCTCTCATCAGGTTCCAATATGAGAGATTGAGGAGGATTTGTAGTAGCTGCTTCAGAGTTACACATCACAGGAACTATTGCCCTTATAGACCAAGGCTACCTAATTATGGAAGGGAAAGAGCTGTCTTCCATGATGAAAGGCTTAGATCGTCTATGAATTCTCAGTCTCAAATGACGGAGTCTTCATTTCCAGCACCTGTGCTCCCTCCACCAAGAATTGTTACCCCTCCACTGAATCATGGAGAGTTTCTTGCAGCCCATCCGAATTTTCCTGCTCCAAGAGAAGGCCTTAATCATCAGGGTCGAGGGACTTACTATCAAGGGCTCTGTCAAGGTCAACAGGTCTCAACTGATTCTAATATCACGCCTTCAGTTGGAACAGCACTCTCAACGGGTTCTCGTCGGGTTTTTGAAGTTGGTCAATCTTCAAGAGGGGTGGAAACAAGGGAAACAAGGAAGAggcaagaagagaaaggaacTCATGATGAACAAGACAAAGCGCACATGAAGGGAGGGATTCTGAACCCtccaaagaaaagataa